aaaaaaaagatactgaggaggcaagaatgccATTCACTTttagcatggagtttgcccctcCACCTTCCCCAAACCTGAGcgtcttcctacaccactgcacTGGATCCAACCAAGCTGGAATACATTAATAATGACTGCTAATAACAATCACTAATACAATCACCTGAAAATTATTAACCAGACATTGGAAAAGAGATTTTCAAGACACAtggtgaagaaaaaagaagtaatgaaaaagtatattaaagaaaacttgattaaaacacatctttaaagcatttagtaaatgtttttattttgctgagaATTAATTAATCAGTTTTGAATTCACATTTACTTATAGACCTTCAGTTATTTTAACCTTTCATACTGTTGCATCAGAAAGGTTTCCAGAACATACTGTATATTtgatttttcaattattttcagtgattacacacaaacaaaaattggtAAATAACATTAACTTACGACCTGAgatgtttcattcatttattaatgaatttattcatttcatttattaatgTGAAAGTAATTAAGGCAccaaacacacctacaaaaaaGTCATGATGGATTAACTGatctcaaaaataaattgtcaacatgattattttaaagcaaCACTAAATTTTAGACACCCTAAACTTATTTTAGGGAACAGTCCTGACTTCATTGCAGCATTCAGTGTTCATGTCATTCAAGAAGAGgcaaaaagcaacaaatagGTTGACTACCAGGACATATGAAAGCAGTCAAGAACACTGTAAAAGGAGGAAGACATTGTTCACCCTGAAGAAATGAAGATTCTAACACAGAATGTCTGTTTCTTACTTTATCCAGATGCAGTCATGGCTACCACAACCatcatttaccaaaaaaaaaaaaaaaacccattaagAACCCCAGTCTATCTGCTCTCTTTGGTCCTTAACAAGTTTTAATCTTTTCATGAGTAAAAGCAAATCCTTTCTCAATTCTTAACCACTCTCTGAAACATGAATTCTACAACATCTTTGCGTTTCAAAACACGTGGCACTTTGAACTGGTTAGGTGAACCAGTAGTGTTTTGAATTACAAACTCTCGCAATTCCCTAAAGGAACCTGGCTGCATAATATGTACCTGCATTTCCCCTATACTTCCTTTCTTACGAAAAGATGAGTAGACATAAGATTTATTGCACAAAGTTGCATCCACCTGAAAAATAGAGAATGAGAGTACATATATCCGATTGACTGTACCCAACAATAGACACTTTGAAATGAAGAGCACTAACTTTTAGGTTTGAAGCATATTTAAGATCAAATACGTGCAACAAACGcataacaaagtaaaagatttttattttaatttataattttataaatcatatataACAGCTAAGATTATCTTACAACTATTTCAGAATGTTAGCATTTGAAAATTAATTCAGGTAAAAAGATTTCAATTGCTCCCACACCTGATGTCAATACAGAGAGGCACACAGAGGAACACATCTGCATAAATGCGTTACACATGGAtttgcacacattcacacccacacacacacatgcaaacacacactcaccaaaAGTTTTAATCATTCTATTTTCATCAGTCTGTAACATCAAATCCCATAGAATCATACCTAGTGTGCttctttaaaactaaaacagCTACAAAATGACAGCAGTGAGTTACCATTTTCCTCTGATTAACTGACAACTGTCCTGCTTGTTCCAACTCCACAAAAACATGGTAACATGGAAGGTGGCTCTTGTAATCTATTTAGCACAAACAGTGACTACAACAGTGCGAAAGTCCACAAACAGATactttaattgtattttttatctttgaatttcttatatagttattttttaaaactgaaattaaatgCAATGTTTTGCAAAATAAGAACACGTGTTATGCACATGTTATTCTTggctgtcattttgttttcattgataCAAAGAATTCTTAAAGGTAAGCTACAAAATACTCTTATATATTCCACAAAAAGAGAACAATAATTGCACAAATTATAAGGGCATGTTTCAACAGAGCAAACTcaatttatttgtatacatttaatattaaagttaaaaattatacattttatgaTTTCATGAAGATCACATGTAGATAATATATAGTGTTATTATTCAAGcagctacaaaaaaattttaccaCACTTTTTAAGTCCATCAGTgtaatatgtatatacacacatataacagCCTCACCTTTTATGCCAGCATCTTCAACAGTGATACTTTCAGCACAGCAATAGTCCAGCAGCTTCACACCTGACCATTGAGCCACCGTGTCCCTCAAAACCTCATAAAAAAGACTCTCTGAAGTTTTCTCCCCTCTTACATTAAGGAACTGGCCCTGtctaccaaaagaaaaaatatgaataatgtttaaaatgcCCAACATATAATTTCATCATAGCTCCAATACCTTAAAATACTACACATCAACAACCATATTAACTGCAAATGTTTAGCACTGCTTTTTATAAGAAGAAATGTAACTGATAACTTGTTGCAGCAAGAATTTAAGCATATAAAATATctcaaagaaatatatttatttgcatttattatctATGAGTTGCCTTCTAAGTTACATATCAGACACAGTTTAATAATATGCAAATGTATGCTACCTGTACATAAACTCAATGATGGGGCATTGATTGTGGTAGCCAACCACCTTCACCACATCACCAATACGATAACGATACTGGCATGATGGATTGGTGATGACCAGCTCGTAGAACTCTCCCTTTTCTGCCTGTAAATATTTAAGCTGCTGTCTACACCACAAAGGCAGACAACCACTGCCATttgctttttctatttcttgtagATACACTTCATACCTCTTTTACACTAAGTTTCCTTAAAATGTCTTATGTTCATGAGCAGCATCTGAAATTCAACATGTCTACATGTTTAAAGATTACAAATGTTCTAGAAACGACATTACAGCAACAGCTGAACAGTAACAATAAATGACGTTTAAATGAAAACTATTACAAAGAACAGTTTTgcagttttctccctttgatTATCTACaccataaataatataataaagacCTAAGCAAATTTTCAGAACCTAAAAGGAAAATGTACCTGATGAAGAAGGAGTGTTTGTGGTTGGTCCTCATCAGCATGGGATACCGGAATCAGCTCAAAGAACTGAGCCCTTGGGTGAAGCAAATATCGGGAAGGAAGCTCTTCTGGCCAGATGTTGATGCCCAGTAGTCCTTCGGAAGCTCCATAAAGAGGAGAGTACAAAGGGATGCCTTGACAGTAGGTCTCCCTCAACTTGCTGCCATATAAGGTGAAAGAACCAGAGTCTCCACACACAATTATTTGCAGTTTTGGCCACAGTCTCTTTGCCACTCCCACTAAGCCCTcttcaaatgcctttttaattTCTTGCGCCCGAACTGGATCTGGTTTTAGCAGCTTTTCAAGCTTCTCTCTTATCTCTGGTTTTACATTCAACTGTGAATTAAGTGTTCCACTTTCTATATCTCTCACTAGATTTGCAACCTCCTCTTCAAGCCTCTGGAAAGCATTGAAAACAAGTGAAGCAAAATTAGCTTCTATCATGCCTAGGTGCCTGTCTTTCAGACCAAACAGAAGATGTACATACAGAGCTTCAGGTTCGCTCAGAATGTCAAATGCAGGAGCTGGAGTCGAATACATGTGAAGCAACTTTTTCGATTCAGAGGGAGACGATGAGTTTGGTCCAATTTTTATGCCTGCTTCTGACATCCTCCATGCTGGGTTGTAAAAGATTTTCAGGATTTTGCTCAGACAAACAACTTCAGGAAAAGCTTGACTCATACACATGAAAGCTACAGATACTCCATTTAGGAAAAAGACTCCCCTTTGCTTTAGAAGCATTGGAATAATACTTTCAGTTCCTGATGTTCCTGAGGTCACACCAAAAATGACTGGCTTTTCCTTTGTCAGAACAGACTGCTCACCTGCCATCATCTTCTGCACATAAGGTTTGTAGTCAGCATACCGGGTGAGAGGGTGCACTCTAACAAATTCTTCTGCAGATTTAATGGCAGAGAAGTTGTATAGTCTGCCATACTCTGTGTCAGCATTATCCCTCAATTGTTTCAGAAGAAAATCTTCTTGGGCCCTAGCCACATCAGATGTAGCACTCTCTAGTTTCTTCTgcaaacatttaccaaaaaatgcAACATGGCAAAATATGATACAGTCTGCAATCTATATTAACATTAGAGAAAAATGTACAGCTGAATATGTATCATCAAAAACCTTCCTGAATGTGCAAAATTTCCTCAAATGGTTTGAACATGGCCAGAATATTGTTATGCGAGTTACACTCACTTATCAAGGGCATagaatgcttttaaaaaatgtttctcggATCATTAGTTTTGTTCTCTCTAATATTAGTATACataaaatgagtaaaataaagTACTACACCAGAAATATAGAACCCAAAAAGGCAAGACTTTTCACAGAGATGTAGTGTTTCAAGGCTTCATTTAAAGGCTGGTCTCGATAGACTTTCATGTTTCGCACATCAAACAAAAGATATCCTGTACCAGCAGCAGACACAACAGCAGCACCTAGAAAGAAATATGGCTCACATACAAAAaagctgatttttaaaatttgaaactgAACGCACATTTATATTCAACTGTAAATGTTAAAAGATTGGTTAACTGATCCAGTCCTAAATGAAATTATCTGAAATAAACTAGatcaggggtgcccaacctatggcccgCTTAGGCGCCTCATCCGGCCCACTCACTTTaaccacacacaacataaaCCATCATGTTCTGGCAcgcgagattttatatcatgtcaaGTGCGGCCCGtgggcgagaaaaggttgggcacaaCTGAACTAGATTGACTAGAAGACTAATTTTCCAGGGAAATATTTACTGATGGTcattatttgttcttatttttgtatgcaGATAGTAACATACCGATCAAAGCACTTGCTGTGGTACTCATTGCATTTATACCTTGTGTATCTTTACAGATTACTGAGCAAATGATTGACTGTCCTTGGGTATACTCCTGTTTTTATTCAAAACCCCTTTGGTGAATCCTCTACAGAAAAAGCCTACCCAAATATGTTAAATAATTATCAcaataaatatgttaaataattATCACCCAATCTCTCACTTGCTGTTCCTATCAAATGTCATCCTTAAtgctgaaaacttttttttttaaataagtctATGTCTCACCCTTTTCATAGCACTGAGACTGATGTGATCAAAGTGACTAATGATAACCATCCTAGatctttctgttgctgttgctacaattgacctttttattttcattttaggGTTTAATACTCTATTTAGTATATCATCTGCCTCTTGACTGGTTTCATATCTTTCTGATAGGACTCTCAATCACAGTCAATGGCCAAATGTCTGTACTAGTCCCTGTTTGTTGTAGACTCTAGAGTTACCCAAGACTCTGTACTTTGTCATATTCTTTTTATAATGTACATCTGATCCACCTGTCTGTTCAAGCTGGCTTTGTATCTTCAGCAAGAAATATAGATTTTACAATCACAGCAGACATGTCTCTTGACAAATATGTTTCAAACCTTTGCCATGCTTGTTAATATGAATTTTATAAGATCAGCCGTTTACCAGACTCTTTCAAACCAATCAGATTTTTGTTGGTTCTTTTGTACTGCTctataattatttcttctcaCAGGCTGTCACTCGAacacaagcttcagaaagtccagaacttggCTGCCCAGCTGGTTCTCCAAGCTTGTAAATCATGCTACACCAATCGTACGTTTTTCactggctaccagttaaagcaaGAATTGACTATATAAGCTCTCAACTCTCTGCTACagatttctttctgtcttttcccatcatgttattttctcttgtcTGTCTACACTCCTGCTAGAAACTTGCAGTCTTTAAATGACTTACATTCTATCACTCCCTCTACAAAAACAGTTATATATCGCTGTTTTGACTGTGATGCTGTGAGGTATAACTGTTCAATTAAACTAAACAAACCTCTGAAAACCTGTCGAATGATACCCATGGTATGATTCTGCTGTAATTTAATCTGCAATCAAACAAGActattattatcttttctgaGACTGTGGAATCCACACTAATGGGTCAGTCTGATAAACAGTACTCAAGATTTACAATTAACTAGCTCTATGGAATTTTCTTCTAattcttgttattttaatgaTCATCACTTTAACGTGATCAAGTCAAATAATATTTGATTAGCTGAATCAAGAAccaatatatatgtacatgtatgtgtgccTATAAATATATTCACGTATACagttggaaaaataataaaactttttaaaattttggacTTCTGGCAACGGATTTTTCTGGTAACTGAACACTGTGAAGTTTCATTGTTTGCACTATACTGGCCATTTAAGACATCATTAAGTATACTGTTGTTTTTTAGCCAGAAACATCGTTTTCGTGGtgaagctgtttattttttaaaccaggAATGAGTTATCTCCCACTGACCACCACAACCGCCAAGTCAGATTACACCTGCTACCACGAAATAATATACGAAGCCTCTTAGTTGACATGACTCTGATTATTAAGCAACAAAAGTTTTCACTTTATAAGTGAAAGATTGTTTTTCAAGAAACACTCGGTGCAGTTTTCTCACCTCAAAACGTTCTCAATTTTGACATGGGACcagcattatctcccttttcggCGAAGAGCGAGAAGAGTGGCTGCCCTTTCGCTAttgaaactgtgtgtgtgtttgggggttGATAGAAACCGTGGATTTGACCTTTAGCCAGTTTAGGTGAAACACAAATGCGACCacttaaataaaatgatgacacaTAGTGAATGTGAAGAGTGGCAAGCGCTTTGCCTAACTGTACAAATCGTGTTAGTGCACTAAGGAGGGGGAGGAAAGAGGAGTACCCGGAGATAACCCCAacgcccagccctgcgaacaggtgtcacatacagtgttacgagacgagatctgaaccctgagccgctcactgcagcGGTGACGAGAGCTTCGCATTTTACCCTGTTTTATACAATTTCTGGAGGTCCCTTTCTGGCATGTACACCCTTGGTTTTCCATTCACTGACCAGTCCAAGTAGATCGCCTAGTCATGTGGTCAGTGGAAGTCCTGACATATGGTTATGCACGCCCAGTAATTTCCCTGGCCAATCTTTATGATGTCAGCTATTCGGTCACTGCACCCTTGTGATACCAGTATACCACATTCTCCCTCCTACAATGGTCCTTCACTATATAATAACACACAATTCAAACCAATTCCCGTAAACACACATAATATAAGAAAGGTGAAAGGAAGGTGACCATCAAAGGAACTTTTCCTCACTTCTTTTTTTGCCATGGTACCTGTCTCGTATTTGCTCTTGCTTGTATTTCTGTGTTGCGTGGTTAACTGTTGGTTCATTTAATTGTTCTTTGTACAGTGTGTTAAGGTCTTCACTACATAGGTAAGTACGATTTACAACTTCattaattattatgattattatatatgcgttcacacacacatacagagggcATGGGATGCGTTTGGTGActattaataaatgtaaatgactTCAGTAATTGAATGTGAATGACTATCTGTTAGTCTTGATGTAGATTTTGCTATGTGCACGTGTTTTTGTAAAACCAGAGGtgtattatttgtatattgGACATTTATAGGTCAATCTGAGGTCACTGAGATCAACTGTGTGTAGAAGATACATCTATATGCATAAGATTTACTATCTTAAAATCTATAAGATTTACATCTATATGTCTCACTATATAGGCTTTAGTTACTCTGTTCAACCAAGTGTACCTCAACAGCCATGTGGGCCCACAACTGAAACCTTTTGTTTGGTACAAGCTTTTGCATATCAATTGTTTCAATGGCTTAATTAAATAAACCACATCAATGATACAAGAATGCAGCACACAATGTAAGGCACCtgatcatgtttttatttagagTTAGATGCATTAAACTTTTTGTACAATGTTTAAGTGAACTTCATCGGTTCTACACTCTCATCTTCCACATTCACTGTCAGTAAATAGCATATCAGACACGAATCTattatattaaaacatttaaccaTTTGTGAGCTAACAAGTTTAATggattatttaaatatttaagcaGAATAAAATAAGGCTGGTATGGATACCATTTAGGTGGTTTATATATGTTATGTGGAATGACAAatgattttctctcttttgtggTTTTTATGTGCACGCCCACACATCTACATATAAGCATGCACATGTACAGATATACACAACCCATGCATGTAAAATGTACACATGTACTACAAAAGGTCATGTGTGTGCATTAAACACTTGTATATCTGCTTGCATGCATGTAGGGGCATAAGCACCTACGACACAAGAGAAGCAAATGTGGTTGTGGTTCTATCCAAAAAGAATGTCATattaatttacacatttttgcaCACTTGACTTTCCTTTGACTGAGCAGCTTGTATTGTCAGATGTGGAAAACCAAAGTAAGTTTGAAAGCGCTGGAGAATCTCAACTCCTTTATCTTGCCTCTCTATATCTCACTGATCTCACCTCTGGCCCTACTTTGTGGCAGAAAGACTTTCCTTTTTATGTCATTCCTAGTTGTGGATTATATCTCATCTTCATGTTGAGCTCCTCAATTCTTCCCTAACATTTGTGCTGCATGTATGGTGCCAAGAAGACAAGTTGAGACCGTGATTGTGTCTAGCAGTTCTCCTCACTTTATCAGTTTAACACATATATCTGATATCTCTCATAGACTTCATCGACTCTCTCAGTCTCAGTCTAAAATCTCTCATAAATCTTTAGCTTGCACTACCAAAAGCTGCTTTCACATTCTGCCTGATACAGAAGCACATCAGTCAGAActtcaaaacaaagaacagtttGTATCATCAATCATAATCTCTATTAGTCACATGTCTCACCATGATGCAGTAATGTTCCTCTCTTACtaatttcttttactgttgAATTTAACTCATTACTGTCAAGACATCGTTAAATGTAAGACTAGTGAGCTTTCTTCTCATAATAATTTAGTATTTAAACCAAAACTACAAAACCAAACAGCAAacatagcaaacaaacaagaaaaacaccaaAGTCTCTAGCTGCTGCGTTTGTTAAAACAAAACCATCACCAAAAACAATAtttagcaaataaaaacaagtcttAATTAGTGTAATTTGGCTACCAGTGatctattttaaaacataaaagaagtTCAGCATTCTGCGGTGTGAGCATCTGTCCATTCCTCCCCACTTCCCCCATCATATCCAGCGCGTGAAATATATAAgactgtacacacacacacaaagtggtTTCCAAGCATTTGCTCCAAATGACCTTTCCCATGAAGTGAAATGTGTAGCTGATGGTCAAAGCGAGCAACAATGTCAATGGCCCAGAATAGTGTAGATTCCCTATTTTCAAGACATATTTAGGCAGAAATCATTCCCCACTATCAGcccaaaagacaaaaagcatTTCAGGATATTTGcatgaatttttgtttcaataacACAGTCTGATAGTTTTCTTATATGGCTTCCTCATCATCAACTTCTTAAGGCAGTTATTGGTGAGCAGCAACACAACAGGTCTTCTAGCTCTGGATCATTCTGCAatataaatttgaaattcatagtacagactgatttttaggccttagtggtccgccatatttttttagttaggccttggtggtccgccatagcttttacttaagtaaagtggtccgcggtctgaaaaactttgagaaccactgttctagcTGACACTACACATGAAAGAAGGCATAAATGGCGTTGTCTAAATATATTGTTAATCtattaaccctcttagcacggcataaaaatataataacgTAATAAAACAATTGCAAAGACATCAggaggtgatgtttgtttttatactttgctgctctcaggtaaacattagaccaagaaacctataattattggaatggagaaaacttgaacttgcaataaaagtaatgaaaattgcttctttcactctggtgacagcaataatccaagaaaatttaGTTTGCTTTTCTTGAGTCATATGGGCAGAGCCATGACATGTTTGTGGCTCATCATACTGAGAGGGCTGAATAGCAgaaagttaacattttaataaaaatataaaaattacagacTTGTTTGACTAAAAACACCAAATATTCTCTCATGCTATACAACTTCATTTGTTATGACTATATTTTCCAAGTCAATCTTTTttggcaagaaaaagaaataaaattaa
This is a stretch of genomic DNA from Pomacea canaliculata isolate SZHN2017 linkage group LG3, ASM307304v1, whole genome shotgun sequence. It encodes these proteins:
- the LOC112558568 gene encoding GH3 domain-containing protein-like produces the protein MGIIRQVFRGAAVVSAAGTGYLLFDVRNMKVYRDQPLNEALKHYISVKSLAFLGSIFLKKLESATSDVARAQEDFLLKQLRDNADTEYGRLYNFSAIKSAEEFVRVHPLTRYADYKPYVQKMMAGEQSVLTKEKPVIFGVTSGTSGTESIIPMLLKQRGVFFLNGVSVAFMCMSQAFPEVVCLSKILKIFYNPAWRMSEAGIKIGPNSSSPSESKKLLHMYSTPAPAFDILSEPEALYVHLLFGLKDRHLGMIEANFASLVFNAFQRLEEEVANLVRDIESGTLNSQLNVKPEIREKLEKLLKPDPVRAQEIKKAFEEGLVGVAKRLWPKLQIIVCGDSGSFTLYGSKLRETYCQGIPLYSPLYGASEGLLGINIWPEELPSRYLLHPRAQFFELIPVSHADEDQPQTLLLHQAEKGEFYELVITNPSCQYRYRIGDVVKVVGYHNQCPIIEFMYRQGQFLNVRGEKTSESLFYEVLRDTVAQWSGVKLLDYCCAESITVEDAGIKDYKSHLPCYHVFVELEQAGQLSVNQRKMVDATLCNKSYVYSSFRKKGSIGEMQVHIMQPGSFRELREFVIQNTTGSPNQFKVPRVLKRKDVVEFMFQRVVKN